One window of the Sulfurospirillum oryzae genome contains the following:
- a CDS encoding 7-carboxy-7-deazaguanine synthase QueE, with protein MLKVVEIFYSIQGEGSQVGVPSIFIRLYGCNLTCPFCDEILHKGEYEELTFEAVLERIKGYPSMQVIITGGEPTIYNLNGFIEFLQAYMYSVSVETNGYNFSNISNANWVTYSPKDWNKIEKFGYDEIKFVVSKDSPVEKILEFKSYKPIFIQPQNEVDRPNKENVNFCIEFVKAHPQFILSAQLHKFLGVE; from the coding sequence ATGTTAAAAGTTGTCGAAATATTTTATTCCATTCAAGGGGAAGGTTCGCAGGTAGGCGTTCCCTCCATTTTTATTCGTCTGTACGGGTGCAATCTAACATGCCCATTTTGCGACGAAATACTGCACAAAGGCGAGTATGAAGAGCTGACGTTTGAAGCGGTGCTAGAGCGCATTAAAGGCTATCCTTCGATGCAAGTCATCATCACGGGTGGTGAACCAACGATCTACAATCTCAATGGCTTTATCGAATTTTTGCAAGCTTACATGTACTCTGTTTCCGTTGAAACGAATGGGTATAATTTTTCAAATATTTCCAATGCCAACTGGGTAACATACAGTCCAAAAGATTGGAATAAAATCGAGAAATTTGGTTATGATGAGATCAAATTTGTGGTGAGTAAAGACTCACCTGTGGAGAAAATACTGGAATTTAAAAGCTATAAACCCATCTTTATTCAGCCTCAAAATGAGGTAGATCGCCCCAACAAAGAGAATGTCAATTTTTGCATTGAGTTTGTCAAAGCGCATCCCCAATTCATTTTAAGTGCGCAGTTGCATAAGTTTTTAGGAGTGGAATAA
- a CDS encoding ATP-binding protein, translating to MLMLHQHITRALLALFLGTLCLSGLVSYFTIKNENIDRYKSELETHIKFIQAQLPYINDLESYAKVIKESYGIRVTLIDQNGVVLVDSDKDNETMDNHAHREEIIKAHKIDYAHSVRFSDSVKSNFLYVAHRFERDNKVFFLRLATNIDTIMHNFYHLWVKIAVIFTLSILAGLYVTYIFSQKVRKEIDKIVTNLQQIADKDYKITITSHFSLEFFEIANYLKKLASKLEKRAKQKRKYTAKIKLISQQRSDVISAISHEFKNPIASIMGYAQTLLDDPNANPQIRERFLGKIVQNGQKISNMIDRLTLTTKFENGDFNAQTSLFDIIKVTQELVQSFREKHPTRTISCELPQTYMITADRTMMEIVISNLIDNALKYSEEAIMVTLENDALHVKDSGVGIKAEEIEKVTQKFYRANAHSWDNSMGLGLALVTYILKLHNTALEIQSSLGVGSDFSFKLPSNNTVL from the coding sequence ATGCTAATGCTCCATCAACACATTACAAGAGCCCTTCTTGCCCTTTTTTTGGGCACGCTGTGTCTTTCTGGTTTGGTCAGTTACTTTACAATTAAAAATGAAAATATTGATCGTTACAAGAGTGAACTTGAAACGCACATCAAATTTATTCAGGCTCAACTTCCTTACATCAATGACCTTGAAAGTTACGCCAAAGTTATCAAAGAGAGTTATGGCATTCGTGTGACATTGATTGATCAAAATGGCGTTGTTTTAGTCGATAGTGACAAAGATAACGAAACCATGGATAACCACGCTCATCGCGAAGAGATCATCAAAGCCCATAAAATTGACTATGCTCACTCTGTGCGTTTCTCAGACTCTGTCAAAAGTAACTTTTTGTATGTTGCGCACCGCTTTGAGAGAGACAATAAAGTCTTCTTCTTGCGCCTTGCCACCAACATTGACACCATTATGCACAACTTTTACCACTTATGGGTAAAAATCGCTGTTATTTTTACACTCAGCATTTTAGCGGGTCTCTATGTGACGTATATTTTCAGCCAAAAAGTGCGCAAAGAGATCGATAAGATCGTTACAAATCTTCAGCAAATTGCCGACAAAGACTATAAAATCACCATCACTTCACACTTTAGTTTGGAGTTTTTTGAAATTGCCAATTACCTCAAAAAATTAGCCTCCAAGTTGGAAAAACGTGCGAAACAAAAACGCAAGTATACGGCTAAAATCAAGCTCATCTCCCAACAACGAAGCGATGTCATCTCTGCCATTAGCCATGAGTTTAAAAACCCTATCGCTTCCATTATGGGCTACGCGCAAACGCTTCTGGATGATCCCAATGCAAACCCGCAAATCAGAGAGCGTTTTTTAGGAAAAATTGTCCAAAATGGACAGAAAATTTCAAATATGATCGACCGACTCACCCTGACAACCAAGTTTGAAAACGGCGACTTTAACGCACAAACAAGCCTCTTTGACATCATCAAAGTAACCCAAGAACTTGTGCAGAGTTTTCGTGAAAAGCACCCTACGCGCACTATTTCGTGTGAGCTTCCGCAGACCTATATGATCACGGCTGATCGCACGATGATGGAGATCGTCATCTCCAACCTCATCGACAATGCACTCAAATACTCCGAAGAAGCGATCATGGTTACACTGGAAAATGATGCTTTACATGTAAAAGACAGCGGTGTGGGAATTAAGGCTGAAGAGATCGAAAAAGTCACCCAGAAGTTCTACCGCGCCAACGCGCATTCGTGGGACAACTCCATGGGATTAGGACTCGCTCTTGTGACGTACATTCTCAAACTTCACAATACTGCCCTTGAGATACAAAGTAGCTTAGGCGTAGGATCTGATTTTTCGTTTAAATTACCTTCAAACAATACTGTATTATGA
- a CDS encoding winged helix-turn-helix transcriptional regulator — protein sequence MIMIDEKEFHCPVELTLGIINDKSKIFIVYILLSGQKRFKDICEAFPQITQKTVTQKLKELEADHIIVRTVFAEVPPRVEYALSPIGKELEKVLSSMHTFGEAYAAQYGCKKEK from the coding sequence ATGATAATGATAGATGAAAAAGAGTTCCATTGCCCCGTTGAATTGACGTTGGGTATTATAAACGACAAAAGCAAGATCTTTATCGTTTATATTTTGTTAAGTGGGCAGAAACGTTTTAAAGATATTTGTGAAGCGTTTCCGCAAATTACGCAAAAGACCGTGACACAAAAGCTTAAAGAACTAGAAGCCGATCATATCATCGTGCGAACCGTCTTTGCAGAAGTGCCCCCGCGCGTGGAATATGCACTCAGCCCCATTGGCAAAGAGCTTGAAAAAGTCCTAAGTTCCATGCACACGTTTGGTGAAGCGTATGCAGCACAATATGGCTGTAAAAAAGAAAAATAA
- a CDS encoding NAD(P)/FAD-dependent oxidoreductase, with the protein MAKVVVLGAGVAGHTAAQFLRKWLNKTHEVIVVTPNSRWNWIPSNIWVGVGQMDQEEVLFDLAPVYEKAGITYVQAKAVMIYPEGRGENSKNFVTIEHTSAGREGEKEEIIYDFLVNATGPRLNFAATEGLGPDNGYTVSVCTASHAKHAADELEKIIAALKKGEEKRILIGTGHGMCTCQGAAFEYTFNVDHRLRAEGVRDKATITYISNEYELGDFGVGGMHLKMGGYITSGKVFAESLYAERDVKWITRAHVNKVEKDKVHYETLAGEMKEEPYDFSMLIPPFAGAGMKAFNKNEEDITSSMFNAGGFMFVDGDYSKATAPYETWDASDWPKTCQNQKYKNIFAAGIAFAPPHIISKPMKSPNGTPINPTPPRTGMPSAMMGKAVAGSIVDMIGGASEPTHSACMAEMGAACVASAGKGLFSGTAVAMTMYPIIPNYKKYPDYGRDFGGTFGEIGLAGHWVKHLLHHAFIWKAKMKPFWSIIPE; encoded by the coding sequence ATGGCTAAAGTTGTTGTTTTGGGAGCGGGTGTTGCAGGGCATACAGCCGCGCAGTTTTTGCGAAAATGGCTCAATAAAACCCATGAGGTTATTGTTGTAACGCCCAATAGTAGGTGGAATTGGATACCATCAAACATCTGGGTAGGTGTTGGACAAATGGATCAAGAAGAGGTACTTTTTGATTTGGCACCGGTGTATGAAAAGGCTGGAATTACCTATGTACAAGCAAAAGCTGTTATGATTTATCCCGAAGGAAGAGGGGAGAATAGTAAAAATTTTGTTACTATAGAACACACCAGTGCTGGACGAGAAGGTGAAAAAGAGGAAATAATTTATGACTTTCTTGTTAATGCTACAGGACCAAGACTCAATTTCGCTGCAACAGAGGGCTTAGGACCAGACAATGGTTATACCGTGTCTGTGTGTACTGCTTCACACGCAAAACATGCGGCAGATGAGCTTGAGAAGATTATCGCGGCTTTGAAAAAAGGCGAAGAGAAGAGAATTTTGATCGGTACGGGACATGGTATGTGTACGTGCCAGGGTGCGGCGTTTGAGTACACGTTTAATGTCGATCATCGCTTACGTGCTGAGGGTGTTCGTGATAAAGCGACTATTACTTATATCTCAAATGAGTATGAATTAGGTGACTTTGGTGTTGGCGGAATGCACCTTAAAATGGGCGGATACATCACCAGCGGTAAAGTATTTGCCGAGTCATTGTATGCGGAACGCGATGTCAAATGGATCACCAGAGCGCATGTCAATAAAGTTGAAAAAGACAAAGTGCATTATGAGACCCTTGCCGGCGAAATGAAAGAAGAGCCGTATGATTTTTCAATGCTTATTCCTCCGTTTGCAGGTGCGGGTATGAAAGCGTTTAATAAAAACGAAGAAGACATTACCTCTTCTATGTTCAATGCGGGTGGTTTTATGTTTGTTGATGGTGATTACAGCAAAGCAACAGCGCCTTATGAAACATGGGATGCGTCTGATTGGCCAAAAACGTGTCAAAACCAAAAATACAAAAACATTTTTGCCGCAGGTATCGCGTTTGCGCCTCCTCACATTATCTCTAAACCGATGAAGTCTCCTAATGGAACACCGATCAATCCAACACCTCCTCGTACAGGTATGCCTAGTGCCATGATGGGAAAAGCGGTTGCTGGAAGCATTGTTGATATGATCGGCGGTGCTAGTGAGCCAACCCATAGTGCTTGTATGGCGGAAATGGGTGCGGCATGTGTCGCCAGCGCAGGAAAAGGGTTGTTCTCAGGAACGGCTGTTGCGATGACCATGTATCCGATTATCCCCAATTATAAAAAATACCCTGACTACGGCAGAGATTTCGGTGGAACATTTGGTGAAATTGGTCTGGCAGGGCATTGGGTAAAACATCTCTTGCACCATGCTTTTATCTGGAAAGCGAAAATGAAACCATTTTGGTCCATCATTCCTGAATAA
- a CDS encoding acyl-CoA thioesterase, which translates to MHNMGEPRIKIVAMPKDTNPAGNIFGGWIMSQMDIAGALATRDLNVGRVVTVAVQSMEFREAVKVGDVLSCYAKIIKIGRTSLTVRIEVNAERSIEGTHRCLHVTSAVITYVNVSTEGKKIPIPYTENELLTLGIEAKE; encoded by the coding sequence ATGCATAATATGGGTGAACCGCGCATTAAAATTGTCGCTATGCCAAAAGACACAAATCCTGCTGGCAATATCTTTGGTGGATGGATTATGTCGCAGATGGACATTGCAGGAGCACTCGCAACGCGTGATCTCAATGTAGGACGCGTTGTAACTGTCGCTGTACAGTCGATGGAATTTCGTGAAGCGGTCAAAGTAGGCGATGTCCTTAGCTGTTACGCTAAGATTATCAAAATTGGGAGAACCTCCCTTACAGTACGCATTGAAGTCAATGCCGAGCGCTCCATCGAAGGCACTCACCGCTGTTTACATGTAACCAGTGCGGTGATTACCTACGTGAATGTCTCAACAGAAGGCAAAAAAATACCTATCCCTTACACCGAAAACGAACTCCTAACACTCGGCATTGAAGCTAAAGAGTAA
- a CDS encoding response regulator transcription factor, with amino-acid sequence MKQTILIIEDEEDLLELLEYHLQKEGYETLGFLSTKNVEKCLQEEPIDLLIVDRNLPGVEGSEFVEALRKKGFMQAVIFVTAKDSDTHIEEGFLRGCDDYVTKPYNMKELLLRIKAILSRTAPANNNMLSYRDLVLDLDAHRLHVNTKEVELTKLEFDLLRTMIENKSAVLSREFLLEHVWKNDEFFQDKTVNVAINRLKQKIDPTKEKEYIKSIWGVGYSLC; translated from the coding sequence ATGAAGCAGACTATTTTAATTATTGAAGACGAAGAAGACTTGCTTGAACTTTTGGAGTATCACCTTCAAAAAGAGGGTTATGAAACGCTGGGCTTTTTAAGCACTAAAAATGTTGAAAAGTGCCTTCAAGAAGAGCCTATTGATCTTCTGATTGTTGATCGAAACTTACCCGGTGTTGAGGGAAGTGAGTTTGTTGAAGCCCTGCGCAAAAAGGGCTTTATGCAAGCGGTTATCTTTGTTACAGCCAAAGACAGCGATACGCACATTGAAGAGGGTTTTCTACGCGGATGCGACGACTACGTCACCAAACCTTACAATATGAAAGAGCTTTTGCTTCGCATCAAAGCGATTCTCTCTCGCACCGCACCTGCCAATAACAACATGCTCTCCTATCGAGACCTTGTGTTAGACCTAGACGCGCACCGTTTACATGTAAACACTAAAGAGGTTGAACTCACCAAATTAGAGTTTGATTTGCTTCGCACGATGATTGAAAATAAAAGCGCTGTTTTAAGCCGCGAGTTTCTACTCGAGCATGTCTGGAAAAATGATGAATTTTTTCAAGACAAGACGGTCAATGTCGCCATCAACCGCCTGAAACAAAAGATCGACCCAACCAAAGAAAAAGAGTACATCAAATCTATTTGGGGCGTAGGATATAGCCTATGCTAA
- a CDS encoding DUF2157 domain-containing protein: protein MSKENYRWLEKELPSWVKEGIVTEENAKVLLSRYAGETSTQRSSGMAFSLLGFALVGLGIISILAYNWDALGHLERTILAIALLVGAQGLSFWAKYYRPNDGSLREGSGIFWFLMMGASLAIIGQTYHLGGNMFDFLSIWLLLTFAIAWLLPSSGAAFLQIILWTAVWIMNRSDFTTLLDANIGSHLSPLLLLTIALVWIGYYVWQLKMAKNANATLLLSWGLAISLFLVFIIEIVIETHEIRNLRSILNFLALFFAIYYMAGMLYLSHGDRFWQAPFLRIGKFGALILVLYHVSFRSWLWMGGSVGYVEEPTHTSWLMISLALLFLALLVVLGRKLKQVPAEILVIATPLIFFVYSLLQNQPQPSHYAAMLFINASVLLGAIWMIVCGAKESKIGLINQGTILIALSIWIHFMDANFDLVAKGVAFIATGVAFLVMNAFLRRRLGAKA from the coding sequence ATGAGCAAAGAAAATTACAGATGGCTTGAAAAAGAGCTTCCTTCTTGGGTTAAAGAGGGCATTGTTACGGAGGAAAATGCGAAAGTACTTCTGAGTCGTTATGCGGGTGAAACGTCAACGCAGCGCTCTTCGGGTATGGCATTTAGTTTGTTGGGGTTTGCGCTTGTGGGGCTTGGGATTATCTCCATTTTGGCGTATAACTGGGATGCACTTGGGCATTTGGAGCGAACTATCTTAGCGATTGCTCTTTTAGTGGGTGCGCAGGGTTTGAGTTTTTGGGCGAAGTATTATCGTCCAAATGACGGGTCGCTTCGTGAAGGCAGTGGCATTTTTTGGTTTTTGATGATGGGTGCGTCGCTTGCGATTATTGGGCAGACGTATCATTTGGGTGGCAATATGTTTGATTTTCTGAGCATCTGGCTTTTGCTTACATTTGCGATTGCATGGTTGCTTCCTTCATCCGGTGCTGCATTTTTGCAAATCATTTTATGGACAGCGGTGTGGATTATGAATCGAAGTGATTTTACAACGCTCCTCGATGCCAACATAGGCTCTCATCTAAGTCCACTCTTACTGCTTACCATCGCGCTTGTTTGGATTGGCTATTATGTATGGCAACTTAAAATGGCAAAAAATGCTAATGCAACGTTGTTGCTTAGTTGGGGACTTGCTATCAGTTTATTTCTTGTTTTTATCATCGAAATTGTGATAGAAACACATGAAATTCGCAATCTTCGCAGTATACTCAACTTCTTAGCACTCTTTTTTGCGATTTACTATATGGCGGGTATGCTTTACCTTTCGCATGGGGATCGTTTTTGGCAGGCTCCTTTTTTGCGTATTGGCAAGTTTGGCGCTTTGATTTTAGTGCTTTACCATGTTTCATTTCGCTCATGGCTTTGGATGGGCGGATCGGTTGGATACGTGGAAGAACCAACGCACACAAGCTGGCTCATGATAAGTTTAGCCCTGCTTTTTCTAGCCCTTTTAGTCGTTTTGGGGCGCAAACTCAAACAGGTTCCCGCAGAAATACTTGTCATCGCGACACCTTTGATCTTTTTTGTCTACAGTCTGTTGCAAAATCAACCTCAGCCTTCGCATTACGCTGCGATGCTCTTTATAAATGCCTCGGTACTCCTTGGTGCTATTTGGATGATTGTGTGTGGTGCAAAAGAGTCTAAAATAGGGTTGATCAATCAAGGTACGATTTTGATTGCCTTGAGTATTTGGATTCACTTTATGGATGCCAATTTTGATCTGGTTGCCAAAGGTGTGGCATTTATAGCAACGGGTGTAGCGTTTTTGGTTATGAACGCCTTTTTAAGACGTCGTTTGGGAGCAAAAGCATGA
- a CDS encoding sensor histidine kinase yields MSVKSSFFILTMLTFLIAIAVESFILMDERQNVNVMAEQNAKEIVQGFKQLLVLKSDPFKKQAMDYAAWNDLANFTETKDQQWADDNLKGSSIQFGISGFYILDSAKKVIFTEADKPFLETVTTLLPPNLLDTSSDEVLHFFTKTTQNVVEFYVAPIHRIDEKVSSDVLAKGFVVIAKHWDEAFLEELSGYGIAEAGLSAIKNDHDYMTVHEIPLQGIQSEKVGTLYLHIHNRMSEVLDHYGAKDMKLTIAHTVILMIVFALLIAKFISIPLHDITIALNAKSKEPLRRYLLKENEYGAIATALCESFDNKDELEYFNKNLEKKIQEEVENSRLKDRMLFQQAKLAALGEMLNNIAHQWRQPLNNISVVINKIFLDSKAQKLTPESLEEEIKKLRVVIQSMSKTIDDFKEFFLADTEKVTFSLHQCIEESIRITDGGMANRNIVFHIDCPPEIMVYGFKKELSHILLVLINNAKEAIIEQHIQAGEITIKGYEQEHYLILEVSDNGGGVDEAQLPHIFDPFFTTKDPKRGSGVGLYMSKQIVEQSMQGSINASNENGGLFVTIVLPRNEA; encoded by the coding sequence ATGAGTGTGAAGTCCTCTTTTTTCATCTTAACGATGTTAACATTTTTGATTGCTATTGCCGTTGAGTCTTTTATTTTGATGGATGAACGTCAAAATGTTAATGTCATGGCAGAGCAGAATGCGAAAGAGATCGTCCAAGGGTTTAAGCAGCTTTTGGTGTTAAAGTCTGATCCTTTCAAAAAGCAAGCGATGGACTATGCTGCATGGAATGATCTTGCAAATTTTACAGAAACAAAAGATCAACAATGGGCTGATGATAACCTCAAAGGTAGCAGTATTCAGTTTGGTATTAGCGGCTTTTATATTTTAGACAGCGCAAAAAAAGTCATCTTCACAGAAGCCGATAAACCTTTTTTAGAAACAGTGACGACCCTGCTTCCCCCTAACTTACTGGATACTTCAAGTGATGAGGTTCTCCATTTTTTCACCAAAACCACTCAAAACGTTGTCGAGTTTTATGTCGCACCCATTCATCGTATTGATGAGAAAGTAAGTAGTGATGTTTTAGCTAAAGGGTTTGTCGTCATTGCAAAACACTGGGATGAGGCTTTTTTGGAAGAGCTTAGTGGTTACGGTATTGCTGAGGCTGGCTTGAGTGCGATTAAAAACGATCATGACTATATGACGGTGCATGAGATTCCTTTGCAAGGAATTCAAAGTGAAAAAGTGGGGACACTCTACTTGCATATTCATAATCGCATGAGTGAAGTCTTGGATCATTATGGTGCAAAAGATATGAAGCTTACGATTGCGCATACGGTTATTTTGATGATTGTTTTCGCGCTTTTAATCGCTAAATTTATCTCAATTCCATTACACGATATTACGATTGCGCTCAATGCTAAAAGTAAAGAACCTTTACGAAGATATTTACTCAAAGAGAATGAATACGGAGCCATTGCTACCGCACTTTGTGAATCGTTTGATAACAAAGACGAGCTTGAATATTTCAATAAAAACTTGGAGAAAAAGATTCAAGAAGAGGTTGAAAATAGCAGGCTTAAAGATCGAATGCTTTTTCAACAAGCCAAACTGGCAGCTCTAGGTGAGATGCTGAACAACATCGCACATCAATGGCGACAACCGCTAAATAACATCAGTGTTGTTATCAATAAAATTTTTCTAGATAGCAAAGCGCAAAAACTGACTCCTGAAAGCCTTGAGGAGGAGATTAAAAAACTAAGAGTTGTAATCCAGAGTATGTCGAAAACAATCGATGATTTTAAAGAATTTTTCCTAGCCGATACCGAAAAAGTCACGTTTTCTTTGCATCAATGTATTGAAGAGAGTATCCGCATCACCGATGGGGGTATGGCCAATAGAAACATTGTTTTTCATATCGATTGTCCACCTGAGATCATGGTGTATGGATTTAAAAAAGAGCTATCGCACATTCTTTTGGTCTTGATCAATAATGCGAAAGAAGCAATCATTGAGCAACACATTCAAGCCGGCGAAATTACCATTAAAGGCTATGAGCAAGAGCATTACCTCATTCTCGAAGTTTCCGACAATGGTGGAGGCGTCGATGAAGCACAGTTGCCACATATTTTTGATCCATTTTTTACCACAAAAGATCCAAAAAGAGGTTCGGGTGTTGGTCTTTACATGTCAAAACAGATTGTTGAGCAGAGTATGCAAGGCTCTATCAACGCTTCCAATGAAAATGGAGGACTGTTCGTGACCATCGTCTTGCCACGCAACGAAGCCTAA
- the queC gene encoding 7-cyano-7-deazaguanine synthase QueC, with the protein MAKIASKALVVFSGGQDSTTCLGWAKNRFGYVESITFDYGQKHRVEIAQAQKIAKALHVKNTLLSLDAFSQLNDSALIDSTQDIGAHHRTHTNLPASFVPNRNAIFFTLAHAFAQKQDIEHIIIGVNQTDYSGYPDCREPFVKALELALNLGSEANITFHSPLMHLTKAETFELSHKEGVLELVLNESHTCYNGNHKEKHAWGYGCGECPACILRKAGWEAYEKGM; encoded by the coding sequence ATGGCAAAAATTGCTTCTAAGGCACTGGTGGTATTTAGTGGTGGTCAAGACAGCACGACTTGTCTGGGTTGGGCAAAAAACCGTTTTGGTTATGTGGAGAGTATTACGTTTGATTATGGGCAGAAACACCGTGTTGAAATTGCGCAGGCGCAGAAGATTGCCAAGGCATTACATGTAAAAAACACACTCCTTAGTTTAGATGCTTTTTCACAACTTAATGACTCTGCCTTGATTGACAGTACGCAAGACATTGGCGCACATCACAGAACGCACACCAATCTTCCAGCTTCTTTTGTTCCCAATCGAAACGCCATCTTTTTTACCCTTGCACACGCTTTTGCACAAAAGCAAGACATTGAACATATTATCATCGGGGTCAATCAGACCGATTATTCAGGGTACCCTGATTGTAGAGAGCCTTTTGTAAAGGCACTTGAACTAGCACTCAATCTTGGAAGTGAAGCAAACATTACCTTTCATTCACCTCTTATGCACCTGACTAAAGCAGAAACATTTGAACTTTCGCATAAAGAGGGTGTTTTAGAGCTTGTACTCAACGAGTCACATACGTGCTATAATGGCAATCATAAGGAAAAACACGCATGGGGATACGGCTGTGGTGAGTGCCCAGCATGTATCTTGAGAAAAGCGGGCTGGGAAGCCTACGAAAAAGGCATGTAA
- a CDS encoding phosphate signaling complex PhoU family protein — MLQKYEERLIEIKKMLIDLGSEITMASETALSGMESLDIARFESSRTLLKNIETQANAIDNEIVVTLALFGPEAKDLRKMVAYLKITNELVKIAENIRSFSKRMALHLQGDVPFISLHEYSTHLCKTAIKAVSLAIGTIDVADKDTLEDVYRRVKVEESKSDDLYSILEKNILSDIAKMIDQSADFIQILSTMRKLERMADRSVNIVQLMIFARVGGEMKTY; from the coding sequence ATGCTTCAAAAATATGAAGAGAGACTGATAGAAATCAAAAAAATGCTCATAGATTTGGGTTCTGAGATCACAATGGCAAGTGAAACAGCACTCAGTGGTATGGAGAGTTTGGACATTGCTCGCTTTGAATCCTCTCGTACACTTCTTAAAAATATCGAAACCCAAGCTAACGCGATTGACAACGAAATTGTCGTTACCTTAGCCCTTTTTGGTCCTGAGGCGAAAGACCTTCGCAAGATGGTGGCTTACCTTAAAATCACCAACGAACTTGTCAAAATTGCGGAAAATATTCGCAGCTTTAGCAAACGCATGGCACTTCATCTCCAAGGCGATGTTCCATTTATTTCATTGCATGAATACTCAACACACCTATGCAAAACCGCTATCAAGGCCGTTTCTCTTGCCATTGGAACGATTGATGTTGCAGACAAAGATACCCTTGAAGATGTTTACCGCCGTGTCAAAGTTGAAGAGAGTAAAAGTGATGATCTCTACTCTATTTTAGAGAAAAACATCCTTAGCGACATCGCCAAAATGATCGACCAGTCGGCTGATTTTATTCAGATTTTAAGTACAATGCGAAAGTTAGAGCGCATGGCAGACCGTAGTGTGAACATCGTCCAACTGATGATCTTCGCACGTGTTGGCGGAGAGATGAAGACTTACTAG
- a CDS encoding NAD(P)H-dependent oxidoreductase: MKKTLIILAHPNIAESKVNKALIESIKDEPNITIHDLYATYKTVEAIDVAKEQALLVQFDRIIFQFPLYWYSAPAMLKEWQDKVLGYGFAYGPEGSKLAGKESKIVVSTGSPEYAYQAGAYNNFTLSEYLRPLQSTIVFTGMDFKGIFAAYSAMKLTEEALLKDISHYQKILKSEDWSTSLFKFLAE; this comes from the coding sequence ATGAAAAAAACATTGATTATCTTAGCGCATCCTAATATTGCAGAATCAAAAGTCAATAAAGCGCTGATTGAAAGTATTAAAGATGAACCTAACATCACCATCCATGATCTTTATGCTACTTACAAAACCGTTGAAGCTATTGATGTTGCGAAAGAGCAAGCACTTTTAGTCCAATTTGACCGTATTATTTTTCAATTTCCACTCTACTGGTACAGCGCACCTGCTATGTTAAAAGAGTGGCAAGACAAAGTGTTAGGCTATGGCTTCGCGTATGGACCAGAGGGGAGTAAACTTGCAGGCAAAGAGAGTAAAATCGTTGTCAGTACTGGCTCGCCCGAGTATGCTTACCAAGCGGGTGCGTACAACAACTTTACACTCAGCGAATACCTAAGACCGCTTCAATCAACAATCGTTTTTACCGGTATGGACTTTAAAGGAATTTTTGCAGCTTATAGTGCCATGAAGCTTACCGAAGAAGCATTGCTCAAAGACATTAGCCATTATCAAAAAATTCTCAAAAGCGAAGATTGGAGTACCTCACTCTTTAAGTTTCTTGCAGAATAA
- a CDS encoding GDYXXLXY domain-containing protein → MRGTKLFLGIVFGVLCVVQLGAILFQMMSYERILKEGEVFYFKVLPLDPYDPFRGRYVTLRFENATKAPLASNESMDETSPKGYALLEHQEKGDAIKEVRFSKPANGHFLEVNVQYINQGSVPKSAEKPEHANVYFSLPFDRFYMREDIAPKAEKVLRARSGVSVKAKLRVLGGKGVIEDLVVGETPLSQFVQSE, encoded by the coding sequence ATGAGAGGGACTAAACTTTTTTTAGGGATTGTTTTTGGCGTCTTGTGTGTTGTGCAACTTGGTGCCATCCTTTTTCAGATGATGAGTTATGAGCGCATTTTAAAAGAGGGTGAGGTGTTCTATTTTAAAGTACTTCCGCTCGATCCGTACGATCCGTTCCGTGGACGTTATGTCACCCTTCGTTTTGAAAATGCAACCAAAGCGCCTTTGGCTTCTAATGAGTCAATGGATGAAACATCACCTAAAGGTTATGCGCTCTTGGAGCATCAGGAAAAAGGTGATGCAATCAAGGAAGTACGTTTTTCAAAGCCTGCAAACGGTCATTTTTTGGAAGTAAATGTGCAGTACATCAATCAAGGAAGTGTGCCAAAAAGTGCTGAAAAGCCTGAGCATGCCAATGTGTATTTTTCTTTGCCATTTGATCGTTTTTACATGCGCGAAGACATAGCCCCCAAAGCAGAGAAAGTGCTAAGAGCGCGCAGTGGTGTCAGTGTTAAAGCGAAGCTTAGAGTCTTGGGAGGAAAAGGCGTCATCGAAGACCTTGTTGTCGGTGAGACACCTCTGAGCCAATTTGTACAGTCTGAGTAA